The sequence CTCAGCATGGAGGGGCTGCTGGACACGGACGTGTCCGCCCATGTCGCCGACCATGCCGTGGCCGTGCTGACCGAGCTGCTGAGCAATGCCGCCCGCCACGCGCACGCCACCCGGGTGGGGGTCTCGCTCAAGGCCACGCACGACGAGATCGTCCTCAAGGTGACCGACAACGGGCGGGGAATCCCCGCCCAGGGCCGCCGCAGCGGCCTGCGCAACCTCGACGAGCGCGCCCGGAGCCTGGGCGGCACGTTCGCCGTGGAACGGCCGGTCGAGGGCGGCAGCGTGCTGATCTGGCGGGCCCCGCTCGCCGGGGCGGCCGCCGGGTGACCGGTCAGGAGCCGCACATCTCCACGGAGTCCACGGGCTCCGCGGGCTCCACCGGCTCGGGCGGGTGGTCCGCCGCCAGCCGGAACCCCGTGACCAGATCCGGTGTGATGCGCAGCGCGCGCACCATGGTCTGCGCCACCCAGGGGCGCAGCCGCGAGGCGTAACCCTCCGGGTCCTCCACCGGGGTGGCGTAGCCGGTCACCACGACGCTCCAACCGAGATGCGTGTCGGGGTCGATGACGTCGGCCTCGTAGGCGACCACGACCCCTGGGGCCTCCGACGGTGCGAGGAGGGCGGCGAGCGCGCCTCCCCCCTCGTGCACCCTCACGATGATGCTCTCGCCCTCGACGAGGTGGTTGACGGGCCGGACGGCCGGCAGGGCGTACTGGGTGAAGACGATGCGGCCCAGCGACACCGTCGCCAGCAACCGCAGCGCCTCGTCACGGCCGAGCTGCTCCATCCGCCGTGCCGGGGCCACGGCCGCGGCCCCCGGGTGTGCCGCGTTGCGGTCCATGCTCCACGCCTCCCTTCGCGTCGGGCGGCCGCGGTGCGCGGCCTGACCGCCGAGCTCGTTCGCCGGACCGGTCGACATCAGGGCCGAACGGCCCCCCTTCAGCCGCCCGGGCGGCCCCGAACGGTCATCTCCCCGACGACAGCAGCACCCGGTCGGCGCCGAGGACCCGCATCGGCCCGGCCACCGGGCGGGGTACTCCGGCGAGTCTGAGCCGGGTACCGCGGACGGCGCACGACCGGTGGATCCGCAGCAGCAGGTCGATACCGGAGCTGTCGCAGAAGGTGAGGCCCGACAGGTCCAGGGTCAGTTCGGGCCCCCATGACCGCGCGATCTCCATCAGCCTGGGTCCGACCTGCGTACTCGTGTAGAAATCGAGTTCGCCTCCGAGGGACGCCGTCACTTCGGACCCCTCTCCTACCGCGCACGTCAGTGCGATCAGCTGCGTGGCCATGACACACCTTCACGTTCCGTGCGGCTCCGTAGCGGCGGCCGCGCCCTTCCCCGTGCTCCGCCTAGCTCATCGGACCGTCGCCACGTGCGGAAGGACCGGTCGGCCCCTGCCAAGGGCCGAAGGTCCCTCTTTCCCCGTTGCCCGGCGGGCGCGGGGAGACGTGCCGGAACAAGGGCCGATCGGCCCTGTCCGATCGGCCCTCGCGAACGGCAGGATGCAAGCATGCGCACGCCCGCGGAAGGTGGGCGCCTGTGAAGGAGTTGCCTCATGCCGGCGAGCGGCCCGTCTCCCGTCACGTCGCCCGCGAAGTCGTCCGCGAGGTCGTCCGCTCCGATCAGCGTGTTCCTCCTGGACGACCACGAGGTCGTACGCCGAGGCGTCCACGACCTCTTGGACGCCGAGCCCGACCTGACCGTGGTCGGTGAAGCGGGCACCGCCGAGCAGGCGCTCGTCCGTATCCCGGCGCTGCGCCCGCAGGTGGCCGTCCTGGACGTGCGACTGCCGGACGGCGACGGGGTCGGCGTGTGCCGTGAACTCCGCTCCCGCATGCCCGAACTCGCCTGTCTGATGCTGACCTCGTTCGACGA comes from Streptomyces virginiae and encodes:
- a CDS encoding pyridoxamine 5'-phosphate oxidase family protein, producing MDRNAAHPGAAAVAPARRMEQLGRDEALRLLATVSLGRIVFTQYALPAVRPVNHLVEGESIIVRVHEGGGALAALLAPSEAPGVVVAYEADVIDPDTHLGWSVVVTGYATPVEDPEGYASRLRPWVAQTMVRALRITPDLVTGFRLAADHPPEPVEPAEPVDSVEMCGS
- a CDS encoding STAS domain-containing protein, whose amino-acid sequence is MATQLIALTCAVGEGSEVTASLGGELDFYTSTQVGPRLMEIARSWGPELTLDLSGLTFCDSSGIDLLLRIHRSCAVRGTRLRLAGVPRPVAGPMRVLGADRVLLSSGR